One Lentibacillus cibarius DNA window includes the following coding sequences:
- a CDS encoding cytochrome c oxidase subunit II: MHLHKYERIWLLFGTGSLVVFLLIIGFGAFYKGAQPPSEKITIDPQNVEAQESFKKENLGLTKVEDGKYIVNVVASAFNYDLGKDEDGSNVKKLRIPKGSTVLFQVTSKDVVHGFELAGTNVNMMVEPGYISSYETELNETGEYTLVCNEYCGTGHHLMFAEVEVYE; the protein is encoded by the coding sequence ATGCATTTACACAAATATGAAAGAATCTGGTTATTATTTGGAACTGGATCACTTGTAGTTTTCCTTCTCATAATTGGTTTTGGGGCTTTTTACAAAGGAGCACAACCACCTAGTGAAAAAATTACAATTGACCCGCAAAATGTTGAGGCACAAGAGTCTTTTAAAAAAGAAAATCTCGGTTTAACAAAGGTGGAAGATGGTAAATATATCGTCAACGTAGTGGCTTCAGCTTTCAATTATGATTTAGGTAAAGACGAAGATGGTTCTAACGTCAAAAAACTTAGGATTCCAAAAGGATCAACCGTATTATTTCAAGTGACCTCGAAGGATGTTGTTCATGGATTCGAGCTTGCCGGCACGAATGTCAATATGATGGTTGAACCAGGATATATCAGTAGTTATGAGACCGAATTAAATGAAACGGGAGAATACACATTAGTATGCAATGAGTATTGTGGTACAGGACACCACCTGATGTTTGCTGAAGTGGAGGTGTATGAATGA
- a CDS encoding b(o/a)3-type cytochrome-c oxidase subunit 1 gives MSDQEEQRTWSLSKQEKRLSMSFMYVTFISLLIGGLMGLLQTLVRSGTFSLPWGIGYYQILTVHGVILGLVLTTYFIIGFQYTLMNKTVGMSHKQRQTAWLGFWVMVVGTIMASITILLGKASVLYTFYAPLKAHPAFYIGLALVIIGSWIACFVNFRQLQVWKKQHKGEKSPLLAFMVVINMLLWFIATLGVAAAVLVQFIPWSLGYAETINILISRTLFWYFGHPLVYFWLLPAYMAWYAIIPKIIGGKIFSDSLARLSFVLFLMFSIPVGFHHQLTEPGIDPVWKFVQVTLTFMVIVPSLMTAFSMFATFETTGRKKGFGGLFGWFKHLPWKDVRFLAPMIGMLAFIPGGTGGIINASNQLNQVVHNTIWVTGHFHLTVATTVILTFFGLSYWLIPALTGRKLTSKINKLGIIQTVIWTVGMTIMSGSMHIEGLLGAPRRSSYSTYGGTEQASDWIGYQIAQAVGGTILFVGILLMVYIFIQLVFFAPKGEEDFPIAEEEPDAEPTPRFLENWKLWIGLTIGLILIAYAIPFMDIIQNSPPGSPPFDWPIGNS, from the coding sequence ATGTCTGACCAAGAAGAACAGCGAACATGGAGCTTGTCAAAACAGGAAAAGCGATTATCCATGTCCTTTATGTATGTTACATTTATTTCTCTTCTTATAGGCGGACTGATGGGACTGCTACAGACATTAGTTCGTTCGGGTACCTTTTCACTTCCATGGGGAATCGGTTACTATCAGATTTTGACCGTTCATGGTGTCATATTGGGGCTGGTTTTGACAACATATTTTATTATCGGATTTCAATACACGTTAATGAATAAAACAGTCGGAATGTCACATAAGCAGCGACAGACAGCATGGCTAGGTTTCTGGGTCATGGTTGTCGGAACAATTATGGCATCGATTACTATTTTATTAGGCAAGGCAAGTGTACTTTACACGTTTTATGCACCGCTCAAAGCACACCCAGCATTTTACATTGGGTTAGCACTAGTAATTATTGGAAGCTGGATTGCCTGTTTTGTCAACTTCAGACAATTGCAAGTTTGGAAAAAGCAGCATAAAGGTGAAAAATCCCCATTACTTGCATTTATGGTTGTCATTAATATGCTTTTATGGTTTATTGCAACGTTAGGTGTTGCGGCTGCTGTATTAGTTCAATTTATTCCGTGGTCATTAGGCTACGCAGAAACAATTAACATTTTGATTAGTAGAACATTGTTTTGGTATTTTGGCCATCCACTTGTTTACTTCTGGCTTTTACCTGCTTATATGGCTTGGTATGCAATTATTCCAAAGATTATCGGTGGGAAAATTTTCAGTGATTCGTTAGCTCGTTTATCATTTGTTTTGTTTCTTATGTTTTCGATTCCGGTTGGGTTTCACCATCAGCTAACAGAGCCTGGAATTGATCCAGTATGGAAGTTTGTCCAAGTTACCTTAACTTTTATGGTTATCGTACCATCACTAATGACGGCATTTTCTATGTTTGCAACCTTTGAAACAACTGGTCGTAAAAAAGGTTTTGGTGGTTTGTTCGGTTGGTTCAAGCACTTACCTTGGAAAGACGTTCGGTTTTTAGCTCCTATGATTGGTATGCTTGCATTTATCCCTGGAGGTACTGGTGGTATTATTAATGCGTCCAACCAGCTGAATCAGGTTGTGCATAATACTATTTGGGTAACAGGCCACTTTCATTTGACCGTGGCCACAACTGTTATTTTAACTTTCTTCGGACTGTCGTATTGGCTGATTCCAGCGTTAACAGGAAGGAAATTGACGTCCAAAATTAATAAACTAGGTATTATTCAAACAGTCATTTGGACGGTTGGCATGACTATCATGTCCGGATCAATGCATATTGAAGGATTGCTTGGCGCACCTCGCCGCTCGTCCTATTCAACATATGGTGGTACAGAACAAGCTTCTGACTGGATTGGGTATCAAATAGCTCAGGCAGTTGGCGGTACAATTTTGTTCGTAGGTATTTTGCTTATGGTTTACATTTTTATCCAACTGGTATTTTTTGCACCTAAAGGTGAAGAGGATTTCCCAATTGCAGAAGAAGAACCTGATGCTGAGCCGACACCAAGATTTTTGGAAAACTGGAAATTGTGGATTGGGCTCACAATAGGGCTAATTTTGATTGCTTATGCGATTCCGTTTATGGATATTATTCAGAATTCACCTCCAGGATCACCGCCATTTGATTGGCCAATAGGAAATAGTTGA
- a CDS encoding type III polyketide synthase, producing the protein MVISSIGLGIPQHNMSQQTVKTFVSDVFHQSASQFLERMMPVFDNACIDNRQFVVNLEWLKNNHTFKEKNDLYQYFAQIYSLQAIDACLKNNQLLNENIPYEAIDMIIFVSSTGIATPSIDTYIMNERPFREDVIRMPLWGLGCAGGAIGLSRAFDWISAHPDKNVLLICCELCSLTFQKSDSSKSNLVGTALFGDGAAAALLMGESSSNLSSIKDLSTKPRIIETSTKTKKNSNSVMGWDVTDRGLEVIFSKSIPAQVRSFWKRHIHTFLAQLSLTGQSIHSFIAHPGGKKVLEAMEDVLQVPQEKFRHSYRILRNHGNMSSVTVLYVMYEWMKEGVPANMLSIISALGPGFSSELLLLEWKK; encoded by the coding sequence GTGGTGATAAGTTCAATTGGTTTAGGCATACCACAACATAATATGTCACAACAAACGGTTAAAACTTTTGTTAGCGACGTGTTTCACCAGTCGGCTTCACAGTTCCTTGAACGAATGATGCCTGTGTTTGATAATGCCTGTATTGATAACAGACAATTCGTGGTTAATCTGGAGTGGCTGAAAAATAATCATACGTTTAAAGAGAAGAATGATTTGTACCAATACTTTGCACAAATCTATTCACTCCAAGCTATTGATGCCTGCCTGAAAAATAATCAGCTGCTAAATGAAAATATTCCATATGAGGCAATTGATATGATCATTTTCGTTTCCAGTACCGGGATCGCCACTCCGTCCATTGATACATATATCATGAATGAACGGCCGTTTCGGGAAGATGTTATCCGAATGCCGCTTTGGGGTCTTGGATGTGCAGGTGGGGCTATTGGCTTATCACGTGCTTTTGATTGGATTAGCGCACATCCGGACAAAAATGTGCTTCTAATCTGTTGCGAGTTATGTAGCCTTACATTTCAGAAAAGCGACTCAAGCAAGAGCAATCTTGTTGGAACCGCTCTTTTCGGAGATGGGGCTGCAGCTGCCTTGTTGATGGGCGAAAGTTCCAGCAACCTATCCAGTATCAAAGATCTCTCGACAAAACCACGAATTATTGAAACAAGCACTAAGACAAAGAAGAACAGTAATTCTGTTATGGGATGGGATGTTACGGATAGGGGGTTGGAAGTCATTTTTTCCAAAAGCATTCCTGCACAGGTGCGTTCATTCTGGAAACGGCATATCCATACATTTTTAGCTCAATTAAGTTTGACGGGACAAAGCATCCATTCATTTATCGCACACCCTGGTGGAAAAAAAGTGTTAGAAGCAATGGAAGATGTATTACAGGTACCGCAAGAGAAGTTCAGACATTCCTATCGTATACTTCGGAATCACGGAAACATGTCATCAGTAACCGTATTATATGTGATGTATGAGTGGATGAAGGAGGGTGTTCCGGCAAATATGCTGAGTATCATATCGGCTTTAGGACCGGGATTTAGTTCAGAATTATTGTTATTGGAGTGGAAAAAATGA
- a CDS encoding cold-shock protein: MENGVVKWFNAEKGYGFIQVEEGNDVFVHYSAIQEEGFKTLEEGQNVTFDIVEGDRGPQAANVVKQ; encoded by the coding sequence ATGGAAAACGGCGTAGTAAAATGGTTTAACGCAGAAAAAGGCTATGGCTTCATTCAAGTGGAAGAAGGAAATGATGTATTCGTACATTATTCCGCCATTCAGGAAGAAGGTTTTAAAACACTGGAAGAAGGCCAAAACGTTACATTCGATATCGTAGAAGGCGACCGTGGCCCACAGGCTGCAAACGTAGTAAAACAATAA
- a CDS encoding isoprenylcysteine carboxyl methyltransferase family protein gives MTTWMWIFIMAIIAQRLGELYIARKNEKWMKSVGGVEKGEKHYKLFVFLHCCFFASVITEASLNTQSYIQPNYFLLLLFLLLQIGRVWCIHTLGRFWNTKIIVLPRVTVIKKGPYRYVKHPNYIIVAAELFLIPLLLGAQLTAVIFPFLHILLLKVRIPREEKALTRAT, from the coding sequence ATGACTACTTGGATGTGGATTTTTATTATGGCGATTATCGCCCAGCGGCTTGGTGAATTATATATTGCAAGAAAGAATGAAAAATGGATGAAGAGCGTGGGAGGCGTTGAGAAAGGAGAAAAACATTACAAGTTATTTGTGTTTTTGCACTGCTGTTTTTTTGCATCAGTAATAACTGAAGCATCTTTAAATACACAGTCATATATACAGCCTAATTATTTTTTACTGTTGTTATTCTTGTTACTGCAGATTGGAAGAGTATGGTGCATCCATACGTTAGGAAGATTTTGGAATACGAAAATCATTGTGCTGCCAAGGGTAACTGTCATTAAAAAAGGACCCTACAGATATGTAAAACATCCAAACTATATTATTGTTGCAGCTGAATTGTTTCTGATTCCGCTTCTACTTGGTGCCCAATTGACCGCCGTTATTTTCCCGTTTCTTCATATATTATTACTAAAAGTACGCATACCACGGGAAGAAAAGGCATTAACCAGAGCAACTTGA